CGCTAATGCCGCGCGCGCGCTCAAATGGGCGAGCGAGCAACAGGAGTGGCTCGCCGAACAGGTCGGCAAGGCGGCGCTGCCGGTGCTTGTCGGACCCGGTGCGGCGGTCCCCGTTTTCGGTGCCCTCCGCCGCATCGACTGGTCGGCAGCGGCGCCGCGCGCGGTGCGGCTGAGCGACGAGGCGCTGACGCTTGGCGGGCCGCGCGAAACCGTCGGGCGGCGCGTCGAGCGCTGGCTGAAGGGCGAGGCGCTGGCGCTGATGGAGCGCGAAAGCCGCGACATTGCCGCGCGCGCCGGGCTGGCGGTCGGCCGCGTCGGCGTCGGCGATCCGCGCAGCCGCTGGGGCAGCTGCACCGCGACCGGCGACCTTCGCTATAGCTGGCGGCTGGTGATGGCGCCCGCGCACGTCCGCCGCGCGACCGTCGCGCACGAAGTCGCGCATCTGCGGCACATGGACCATGGCCCTGATTTCCACGCGCTGGTCGACGAACTCCACGACGGCGACGTCGCCGCGGCGCGCGGCTGGCTGCGCCGCGAAGGCCGCGGGCTCCACCGCTACCGGTTTACGGCCTAACTGATCATTGCGAATTGGCGGCTTTCGGCTGGTTGCTGCTGTTTAGGCCAACCCCACCCGTTCGCATCGAGCGAAGTCGAGATGCCCCTCGGGCTAGGCGCAACCTCGATGAGTGTCTCGACTTCGCTCGACACGAACGGGAATAGAGGACGGTCCGCTCCCCACCCCATACCGGCCGGTCGCGTTAGTTGCCGTCGGTCCGCGCCGGTTCGCGCGGGGGTGCTTTCACCACGGGGGGCACCACGACCTTGGGCTGTGCGGGCGCTTTCGTCTGCGGTGGCGCCTTGGGCGCAGCGCCGTTTTCGGGCGGTCGCCGGCCCGTCTGCTCCTCGATCCACTGCTGGTTGAGCACCGGCCCGTCGTCCTGCGGCGGCGCCGCCGGCGGGGCATCGCCCTGCGGCGGGCGGCTGTCATAGGGAAGCTCGATCGGCATGCCATTCTCGTCGGTCAGTCCGCCGCCGCCTTCTTCGGGGGCGCCGAAATAGGCGTCATCCTCTTCCTCGAGCTGCCATTCGGGCAGCTTGACCTCGGTATCGAAGGCCTCGACCGGGCGCCGCGCGACCGCGACGCGCATGAAGTCGGCAAAGGCCTTGGCCGGCGCACGGCCGCCCTGCAGCCCGCCGACGGGTTTCGCATCGTCGCGGCCCATCCAGACGCCGGTGGTGATGCCGCTCGAAAAACCGAGGAACCAGCCGTCCTTGTTGCTCGACGTCGTGCCGGTCTTGCCCGCGACGGGGCGCCCGATCTGCGCCGCCCTACCGGTACCGGTCGCAACCGCGGTCTGCAGGAGGTCGGTGATGCCCGCGGCGACCCAATTGTCGACCAGCACCTGCCCGCGCTCCGCCGGGCGCTGGTAGAGCAGGCGGCCGTCGGCAGTGGTGACCTTGGTGATGCCATAGGGCTGCACCGACACGCCCTTGCGCGCCACCGCGGCGAAGGCGGCGGTCATGTCGATCGCGCGCACCTCGGCGCTGCCGAGCACCATCGACGGGTGGGTGTTGACCGGCGTCGTGATCCCGAAGCGGCGCGCCATGTTGGCGACCGCCGAAAAGCCGACCTCGTCGCCCAGTTTCGCCGCGACGGTGTTGACCGAATAGGCGAAAGCGGTGCGCAGCGTCATCGCACCCGAAAAGCGCCCCGACGAGTTGCGTGGGCTCCAGCCGTTGATCGTCACCGGTTCGTCGACCACTTCGTCGTCGACCTTATAGCCCGATTCGAGCGCCGCCATATAGACGAACAATTTCCACGCCGACCCCGGCTGGCGCAGCGCCTGCGTCGCGCGGTTGTAGTTCGAGGTGACATAGTCGGTGCCACCGATCATCGCGCGCACCGCGCCGTCACGGTCGAGCGCGACCAGCGCGCCCTGCACGCCCTTCGGCACATTGGCTTGGATCGACGCGGTCGCCGCGCGCTGCATGCCCAAATCGATTGTCGTATAGACGTCGAGCGCCTCGCTGCCCTCGTCGATCAGCATGTCGAGCTGCGGCAGCGCCCAGTCGGTGAAATAGCGCGCGCTGTTCTGACCCGTTTCCGCCGCCAGCTGGACGTTGGCAGGTTCGGCGCTATCCGCCTGTGCCTGCGTGATTACCCCCGCGTCGACCATGACGTCCAGCACGACCCCGGCGCGGCCCAGCGCCGCTTGCGCGTCGGCGGTCGGCGAATAGCGCGACGGCGCCTTGACCAGCCCCGCTACCACCGCCGCCTCCGAGAGAGACATTTCGGTCGCGCTATGCCCGAAGAAGCGCCGCGAGGCGGCGTCG
The Sphingopyxis macrogoltabida genome window above contains:
- a CDS encoding M48 family metallopeptidase, translated to MSNASSDFRAEGPHILVGDEAWPVRLVHHAQSRRYRLVFDAPRGELRLTLPRRANAARALKWASEQQEWLAEQVGKAALPVLVGPGAAVPVFGALRRIDWSAAAPRAVRLSDEALTLGGPRETVGRRVERWLKGEALALMERESRDIAARAGLAVGRVGVGDPRSRWGSCTATGDLRYSWRLVMAPAHVRRATVAHEVAHLRHMDHGPDFHALVDELHDGDVAAARGWLRREGRGLHRYRFTA
- a CDS encoding transglycosylase domain-containing protein, with protein sequence MRRERQQASSGKSSSAGKGSGASPNGEPPRWRVWLRRLFRWGLGLALVGAVAVAVAVGIAVQRIPSFEELKKSPAGQTIRIHAADGTVFLSLGPNYGRWLTLRETPQVMQDAMVAVEDRRFRYHPGVDPVGMARAAAVAVKNRGSGRRLQGASTITQQLARNIFLSNSYTWTRKMREMVLALALEWKFSKDELLELYLNKVYFGGGSYGIDAASRRFFGHSATEMSLSEAAVVAGLVKAPSRYSPTADAQAALGRAGVVLDVMVDAGVITQAQADSAEPANVQLAAETGQNSARYFTDWALPQLDMLIDEGSEALDVYTTIDLGMQRAATASIQANVPKGVQGALVALDRDGAVRAMIGGTDYVTSNYNRATQALRQPGSAWKLFVYMAALESGYKVDDEVVDEPVTINGWSPRNSSGRFSGAMTLRTAFAYSVNTVAAKLGDEVGFSAVANMARRFGITTPVNTHPSMVLGSAEVRAIDMTAAFAAVARKGVSVQPYGITKVTTADGRLLYQRPAERGQVLVDNWVAAGITDLLQTAVATGTGRAAQIGRPVAGKTGTTSSNKDGWFLGFSSGITTGVWMGRDDAKPVGGLQGGRAPAKAFADFMRVAVARRPVEAFDTEVKLPEWQLEEEDDAYFGAPEEGGGGLTDENGMPIELPYDSRPPQGDAPPAAPPQDDGPVLNQQWIEEQTGRRPPENGAAPKAPPQTKAPAQPKVVVPPVVKAPPREPARTDGN